Proteins co-encoded in one Treponema succinifaciens DSM 2489 genomic window:
- a CDS encoding phage tail protein — translation MADYLPTTKAYFKVEIDGIDYGNFVSISGLGATAEVADDMGGMDKNPRKVVGKVKYDTVKMTRNSDPRDKVLKDWWKTVERGNPEQKSISIVFMDRDGVTEIQRRNLFNCVPCAWSISDLGSGEQGVNQETISIVYENAEWA, via the coding sequence ATGGCTGATTATTTACCAACTACCAAGGCTTACTTTAAGGTTGAAATTGATGGAATTGATTATGGTAATTTCGTATCAATTTCAGGTTTGGGCGCAACTGCTGAGGTTGCAGATGATATGGGCGGAATGGATAAGAATCCTAGAAAAGTTGTGGGAAAAGTAAAATACGATACCGTAAAAATGACCCGCAATAGCGATCCTCGCGACAAAGTTCTGAAAGACTGGTGGAAGACTGTTGAGCGCGGAAATCCTGAGCAGAAATCTATTTCCATTGTCTTTATGGATCGTGACGGAGTTACAGAGATTCAAAGACGAAACTTGTTTAACTGTGTTCCATGTGCTTGGAGTATAAGTGACTTGGGCAGTGGTGAGCAAGGTGTAAATCAGGAAACTATTTCTATTGTGTACGAAAATGCAGAATGGGCATAG
- a CDS encoding DUF1257 domain-containing protein yields the protein MSHISKIETKIKDLRFLKKACEALQMGCIEAAEGETLTLCGYGKGEKIEGCIMEIKTGSKYSIGIRKIGQNYEFVADWWAIETFTGQKQEDLLNRITRQYAYETVLDKVRNMGYSVVEETQDLQQNLKLTVRRWK from the coding sequence ATGTCACATATATCGAAAATAGAAACGAAAATAAAAGACTTACGATTCCTAAAAAAAGCTTGCGAAGCATTACAAATGGGATGCATAGAAGCGGCAGAAGGGGAAACTCTTACTTTATGCGGATATGGTAAAGGTGAAAAAATTGAAGGCTGTATTATGGAAATAAAAACAGGCTCAAAATACAGTATTGGTATCAGAAAAATAGGACAGAATTATGAGTTCGTTGCTGATTGGTGGGCAATCGAAACTTTTACAGGGCAGAAACAAGAAGATTTGTTGAATAGAATAACAAGGCAGTATGCTTATGAAACTGTTTTGGATAAAGTCAGGAATATGGGCTATTCTGTGGTCGAAGAAACTCAAGATTTGCAGCAGAACTTGAAATTGACGGTAAGACGATGGAAATAA
- a CDS encoding phage tail protein, translating into MEIKSLTEEQIKKMCVGLDVYKAKNRLQLLCPEIAQKIDIEFVESKYRRFIVTDISFTNGIVKLVATSNNPIRHLPSIYQENDFLRHYLMIFQHIMNETAISLDNLDNIFRPMETPAKFLPVLADWFGVEFDLLGDEQIARKVLQYTIPLYRYRGTKIGLKALLYLVSGIVPEIIEGELPFDALSIDGNTDISSTILNTQDGINLVSVYFPVLSEEFSPDMIKRLYKLIQNEKPIDSECYLFFKKPEVKKRKTTVITTDIVEMGEDGIEF; encoded by the coding sequence ATGGAAATAAAATCTCTGACGGAAGAACAAATAAAAAAAATGTGTGTTGGTCTCGATGTGTATAAGGCAAAGAACCGTCTGCAATTATTATGTCCAGAAATTGCACAAAAAATTGATATTGAATTTGTTGAATCGAAGTATAGACGATTTATTGTAACAGACATCAGCTTTACTAATGGTATCGTAAAACTTGTTGCTACATCAAATAATCCAATAAGGCATTTACCGTCAATTTATCAGGAAAACGATTTTTTAAGACATTATTTAATGATTTTTCAGCATATCATGAACGAAACAGCAATTTCATTGGATAATCTTGATAATATTTTCCGGCCTATGGAAACCCCTGCTAAGTTTCTTCCAGTTCTTGCCGATTGGTTTGGTGTTGAATTTGATTTGCTAGGTGATGAGCAAATAGCCAGAAAAGTATTACAGTATACAATCCCTCTTTACAGGTATCGAGGAACAAAAATTGGATTAAAGGCATTGCTTTATCTTGTAAGTGGTATTGTTCCAGAGATAATTGAAGGAGAACTTCCGTTTGATGCTTTAAGTATAGATGGAAATACAGATATATCTTCTACAATTCTTAATACTCAGGATGGCATAAATTTAGTCAGTGTCTATTTTCCTGTTCTTAGTGAAGAATTTAGCCCGGATATGATAAAACGGCTGTATAAATTGATACAGAATGAGAAGCCCATAGATTCGGAGTGTTACCTGTTTTTTAAGAAACCTGAAGTAAAGAAACGAAAAACGACGGTTATAACAACGGATATTGTGGAAATGGGTGAAGATGGAATTGAATTTTAG
- a CDS encoding phage baseplate assembly protein V — MLEVARKLTKLLESEPDPREGAGGRREFNQTKLFMICPPTVGVVTDNRDPDCLGRIRISYDTVVPGSVSPWLPVIGQGRGTGKGMWTLPEIGTQCLAVFTAADRSRGYVLGFIYDREHRPPESGTEKRCDSTLLQTRSHRIEITDKEGSEEIRIESAEGRMRVSIGKSGGIKVENELGGINIKCRNFKCEGEGEIHLATKKTFALTTDDTLKISPKGNVNITSDKEVNLKGKNIKMSGTKGVTAEGKQIAVQDDKVMGFDVHIMVVPSGNGTTTVPLPHPFIGKLADKLSKDVKIKDKACATKDSVAKHDDSMHMQLPGTIKFQNNPKKEGNVTGGTSPKVKINGKEAAVIGSQVSTCNDVGAQNNSTVIAPGASMPMPVIINPKNTEEWKREQEEKEKKEPKFSSVKWGSSSVEEGKEVELTASVQDIEDGNMVTLQVFPEGKGPEDGVPIASFPLTVKGGSVSAKWSYHANKSELPPDSDPKFVFSAHCAWCNFEKSSNSVEVKLIRPEITKAEWQDKDGGSTSKGLVGETLKLHAETKDMEGGVTFHVYDENGHEVFSKGANIVDGKAEAEWIYHWNGEKLEEKPKFTFEVTGQRCKRVESGECEIFSKFKMELTTVYSNFTDKYEFYLMLPNDEEKQVNINEGAIEEEDLIPGIYKLIAREKE; from the coding sequence ATGTTAGAAGTGGCAAGGAAGCTAACCAAGCTGCTCGAAAGCGAGCCGGATCCGAGGGAAGGGGCCGGCGGAAGGCGCGAGTTCAACCAGACGAAGCTGTTCATGATATGCCCGCCGACGGTGGGGGTGGTGACGGACAACCGCGACCCCGACTGCCTCGGACGGATAAGGATAAGCTATGACACCGTAGTGCCCGGAAGCGTAAGCCCGTGGCTTCCGGTAATCGGGCAGGGGCGTGGGACGGGAAAAGGAATGTGGACGCTCCCGGAAATCGGAACGCAGTGCCTTGCGGTGTTCACGGCGGCGGACAGGAGCAGGGGCTATGTGCTGGGCTTCATATACGACAGGGAGCACCGGCCGCCGGAAAGCGGGACCGAAAAGAGGTGCGACAGCACGCTCCTGCAGACAAGAAGCCACAGGATAGAAATCACCGACAAAGAGGGAAGCGAGGAGATACGGATAGAAAGCGCGGAAGGCCGTATGCGGGTGAGCATAGGGAAGTCCGGCGGGATAAAGGTCGAGAACGAGCTTGGCGGAATAAACATAAAGTGCAGGAATTTCAAATGTGAAGGCGAAGGCGAAATTCACCTTGCGACAAAAAAAACATTTGCACTTACAACTGATGATACATTAAAAATAAGTCCGAAAGGCAATGTGAACATCACAAGCGACAAGGAAGTTAATCTCAAGGGCAAGAACATCAAGATGAGTGGCACGAAGGGCGTAACTGCAGAAGGTAAGCAGATAGCCGTTCAGGACGACAAGGTAATGGGCTTTGACGTTCATATTATGGTAGTTCCAAGTGGAAACGGAACAACAACGGTGCCGCTTCCTCATCCGTTTATTGGAAAACTTGCAGATAAGCTATCTAAAGACGTAAAGATAAAAGACAAGGCCTGTGCAACAAAAGACAGCGTTGCAAAGCATGATGATTCCATGCACATGCAGCTGCCTGGTACAATCAAGTTCCAGAATAATCCTAAGAAAGAAGGAAACGTTACAGGCGGTACAAGTCCTAAGGTAAAAATTAACGGTAAGGAAGCTGCGGTTATAGGCTCTCAGGTAAGCACCTGTAATGACGTGGGGGCACAGAATAACAGTACGGTTATTGCGCCGGGTGCCAGTATGCCTATGCCTGTAATCATCAATCCTAAAAATACAGAAGAATGGAAGAGAGAGCAGGAAGAAAAGGAAAAGAAGGAACCTAAGTTTTCTAGCGTTAAGTGGGGCAGTTCCAGCGTGGAAGAAGGTAAGGAAGTTGAACTTACCGCAAGCGTGCAGGATATTGAAGACGGCAATATGGTAACGCTGCAGGTATTCCCGGAAGGAAAAGGACCAGAAGACGGAGTTCCGATTGCATCGTTCCCGCTTACTGTAAAAGGCGGAAGCGTAAGTGCAAAATGGAGCTACCACGCAAATAAAAGCGAGCTTCCGCCAGACAGCGACCCTAAGTTTGTGTTCAGCGCTCACTGTGCATGGTGCAATTTTGAAAAGAGCAGTAACAGTGTAGAAGTAAAGCTTATCCGCCCTGAAATTACAAAGGCAGAATGGCAGGATAAAGATGGCGGCTCTACAAGTAAAGGCCTTGTTGGAGAGACTCTTAAACTTCATGCGGAAACGAAGGACATGGAAGGCGGAGTTACTTTCCATGTGTATGACGAGAACGGGCACGAGGTGTTCTCGAAAGGCGCGAATATTGTTGACGGCAAGGCTGAGGCTGAGTGGATTTACCACTGGAACGGCGAAAAGCTTGAAGAAAAGCCTAAGTTTACGTTTGAGGTAACGGGGCAGAGGTGTAAGAGGGTGGAATCTGGGGAGTGCGAGATTTTTTCTAAATTTAAGATGGAGCTTACAACAGTATATTCAAATTTTACGGATAAGTATGAATTCTATTTAATGTTGCCTAATGATGAAGAAAAACAGGTTAATATTAATGAAGGTGCTATTGAAGAAGAAGATTTGATACCAGGTATATATAAATTAATTGCGAGGGAAAAAGAATGA
- a CDS encoding M23 family metallopeptidase, with the protein MKELINPVEDIAKGKDFILRPSGAFHNGINIETHGPVKSIAKGKVIAYRFSKDYIALGINEDTYIMESHFHWLGNDFWKDKNLIEGENQNNNYKTYFEKIENQEGCYKLKEGLSEFDKIEAYYYLRRLISNSFVLMEYELPQLNQDKIKFYMLYNHLAPFGRMTSKQKLELAWFSKQKLSLDNAVYTYVTTEEGTILPSELKLKTVSKVKDDIYKISWNYCPGLPAGTGTIKESLIRIDLREKETRRAYRKGIDPESKEAVCLAASDKKTAEGIIIYTNEKVGARNVKAIVSKDTEFDCEINDLIKAYDTTFKDKDNKDISFCPLKVNCDGIEGFIYLNETQEYKTKKEWEKDINQFYEVINKNKPVPFNSFKLNLKFRETKNGKQIKIEEDKICFPEDLEIDEGEIIGYSGFNFMKEDTVGNGNAVVSDNDIRDFIIHIETFFENDEKLKFDYFKDGKLKEADLLKPFFLIVNAETQLVNKKPECKLTKATESYDGCIAKVEKGFGFYDNEEFYKLTIYANALVVNSNYFIINDYSKWNYVGRNDPGCRNWYSIPKDVNVSVYNEKANSLNKTISLKAGYIYHVDDGRGTDKDKGWGKDGGEAPKELRHIDCTYEILPQSKIYYIKSADYSKMINKITENRWLTEKDQKDLVWIKDRLDSSNLYSKIEKSEGETETVAAEIKLEPTSEEIIEYATEERKEESAVWINAKDNEGKSYWVKKSDIKTEKGGTPVELVSYYDWNKLFDKIELKDNKKYIVCKPEKLEKKDKFSARFNRFDRQRKIQRLADCGIGEDFANRLLDGKEGNFFFTHVNEWSNESKQVTDIQLLTDDPDKIKDSFENFEFFKEIKGKNNFPKQDVFCYIHPNYFLKNLRKLVTIPEFNPYEGMTYASLYSGSPAEVFDRTKSANSDSEKAANKCKLPDSWKVESNPGFTTKPSIDEKRFTDGKCKGYGKVTGLFNEDYLKTIRSKKDGIEIPYSVTRSYYYHIGVDFSGKEGDPIISLIHGKVLAKCWITSNGRCLLVQGKTTNNLYMLCHLSAYADNLEVDDEIVPGQEVAKVGGSGGDDGYYSETAFAHPHLHVSVIYFPKANAVVSEILDKAIVITIDKKKKEKRRNWNFNDKTNFSRQYLDPLNYSFEGGWFNDLGDREALENAYVESKKPKEK; encoded by the coding sequence ATGAAGGAACTTATAAATCCAGTTGAAGATATAGCTAAAGGAAAAGATTTTATTCTCAGACCAAGTGGAGCTTTTCATAATGGAATTAATATTGAAACACATGGTCCTGTAAAATCAATTGCTAAAGGAAAAGTTATTGCATACAGATTTTCAAAAGATTATATTGCGTTAGGAATCAATGAAGATACTTATATAATGGAAAGTCATTTTCACTGGCTGGGAAATGATTTCTGGAAGGATAAAAATCTTATTGAAGGAGAAAATCAGAATAACAACTATAAAACTTATTTTGAAAAAATTGAAAATCAGGAAGGATGTTATAAATTAAAGGAAGGATTAAGTGAATTTGACAAAATAGAAGCTTATTATTATTTACGAAGATTAATTTCAAACAGTTTTGTTTTAATGGAGTATGAATTACCACAGTTAAATCAAGATAAAATAAAGTTTTATATGTTATACAATCATTTAGCTCCATTTGGCCGAATGACATCTAAACAGAAATTAGAGTTAGCATGGTTTTCTAAACAGAAGTTGTCATTAGACAATGCTGTATATACTTATGTGACTACGGAAGAAGGAACAATATTACCTTCTGAATTAAAACTTAAAACCGTAAGTAAAGTAAAAGATGATATTTATAAAATATCCTGGAATTATTGTCCTGGTCTTCCTGCTGGTACTGGAACAATTAAAGAATCTTTAATTCGTATAGATTTAAGAGAAAAAGAAACAAGAAGGGCCTATAGAAAAGGAATAGATCCTGAATCTAAAGAAGCGGTTTGTCTTGCTGCGAGTGATAAAAAGACAGCGGAAGGAATAATTATTTATACAAATGAAAAAGTAGGAGCTCGAAATGTAAAAGCTATTGTTTCTAAGGATACCGAATTTGATTGCGAGATAAACGATTTGATCAAGGCTTATGACACTACATTTAAGGATAAGGATAATAAAGATATTTCATTTTGCCCATTAAAAGTAAACTGTGATGGAATTGAAGGTTTTATATACTTAAATGAAACGCAGGAATACAAAACAAAAAAAGAATGGGAAAAGGACATTAATCAGTTTTATGAAGTTATAAACAAAAATAAACCCGTCCCATTTAATTCATTTAAGTTAAATCTGAAGTTCAGAGAAACAAAGAATGGTAAGCAAATTAAAATTGAAGAAGACAAAATATGTTTCCCAGAAGATTTAGAAATCGATGAAGGAGAAATTATTGGCTATTCAGGCTTTAATTTTATGAAAGAAGATACTGTAGGAAATGGAAATGCAGTCGTTTCTGATAACGATATAAGAGATTTTATTATTCATATAGAAACGTTCTTTGAAAATGATGAGAAACTAAAATTTGATTATTTTAAAGATGGAAAACTTAAAGAAGCAGATTTATTAAAACCATTCTTCTTAATAGTAAATGCCGAAACACAACTTGTAAATAAAAAACCTGAATGTAAACTGACAAAAGCAACAGAATCATACGATGGCTGCATAGCAAAAGTCGAAAAAGGCTTTGGCTTTTATGATAATGAAGAGTTTTATAAGCTAACTATTTATGCAAATGCTCTCGTAGTTAACTCAAATTATTTTATAATAAATGATTACTCAAAATGGAACTATGTTGGCCGCAACGACCCAGGGTGTAGAAATTGGTATTCGATTCCAAAAGATGTAAATGTATCTGTTTATAATGAAAAAGCTAATTCCTTAAATAAAACAATTTCATTGAAAGCTGGATATATATACCACGTTGATGATGGAAGAGGAACAGATAAAGACAAAGGTTGGGGTAAGGATGGAGGCGAAGCTCCTAAAGAATTACGTCATATAGATTGTACTTATGAAATATTACCTCAAAGTAAGATTTATTATATAAAATCCGCTGATTATTCCAAAATGATAAATAAAATTACAGAAAATAGGTGGTTAACAGAAAAAGATCAAAAAGACCTCGTATGGATAAAAGACAGATTAGATTCCAGCAATTTGTATTCAAAGATTGAAAAATCTGAAGGTGAAACAGAAACTGTTGCAGCAGAGATAAAATTAGAACCAACATCTGAAGAAATTATTGAATATGCAACCGAAGAAAGAAAAGAAGAGTCTGCTGTTTGGATAAATGCAAAAGATAACGAAGGCAAAAGTTATTGGGTAAAAAAATCAGACATTAAAACAGAAAAAGGTGGCACGCCTGTAGAACTTGTTTCATATTACGATTGGAATAAGCTATTTGATAAAATCGAATTGAAAGATAATAAAAAGTATATTGTCTGTAAGCCTGAAAAGCTGGAAAAAAAAGATAAATTTTCAGCAAGATTTAATCGGTTTGACAGACAAAGAAAGATTCAAAGACTTGCAGATTGCGGAATCGGCGAAGATTTTGCAAACAGATTACTGGATGGAAAAGAAGGCAATTTTTTCTTTACCCATGTAAATGAATGGTCGAATGAAAGCAAGCAGGTAACAGATATCCAGTTACTAACCGATGATCCTGACAAAATTAAAGATTCATTTGAAAACTTTGAATTTTTCAAAGAAATTAAAGGGAAAAACAACTTTCCAAAACAAGATGTATTCTGTTACATACATCCAAATTATTTCCTGAAAAACTTGCGGAAACTCGTTACTATTCCTGAGTTTAATCCGTATGAAGGAATGACATATGCATCACTTTATTCAGGTTCTCCAGCAGAAGTATTTGACAGAACAAAAAGTGCAAATAGTGATAGTGAAAAAGCAGCCAATAAATGCAAACTTCCAGACTCATGGAAAGTTGAAAGTAATCCTGGTTTTACTACAAAACCTTCAATTGATGAAAAGCGATTTACAGACGGAAAGTGCAAAGGTTATGGAAAAGTTACAGGATTGTTCAATGAAGATTATTTAAAAACTATAAGATCTAAAAAAGATGGTATAGAAATTCCTTATTCTGTTACAAGAAGCTATTATTATCATATTGGAGTTGATTTTTCTGGAAAAGAAGGTGATCCGATAATTTCATTAATACATGGAAAAGTTTTAGCTAAGTGCTGGATTACATCGAACGGCAGATGTTTATTAGTTCAGGGAAAAACTACAAACAATTTGTATATGTTATGCCATTTAAGCGCTTATGCAGATAATTTAGAAGTAGATGACGAAATAGTTCCTGGACAAGAGGTTGCAAAAGTTGGTGGCTCTGGAGGAGATGATGGTTATTACAGTGAAACGGCTTTTGCTCACCCTCATTTGCATGTAAGTGTAATATATTTTCCTAAAGCAAATGCTGTCGTAAGTGAAATTCTCGATAAAGCAATAGTTATTACTATTGATAAGAAAAAGAAAGAAAAACGGAGAAATTGGAATTTTAATGATAAAACTAATTTTTCCAGACAATATCTGGATCCATTGAATTATTCATTTGAAGGAGGATGGTTTAATGATCTTGGTGACAGAGAAGCTTTAGAAAACGCATATGTTGAATCCAAGAAACCAAAAGAAAAATGA
- a CDS encoding SH3 domain-containing protein, whose amino-acid sequence MKKIIFITILIFINYCFSAHTFEYRVIKDNVGYSKNERELKIKKGAIISSDHSVIYGNIVDDNYFMCMQDANTGNFISLAYLELMQCNTKLPEKIITYTEKGFEKKAIPAYFLDILYSKNRNILEEYEVIDNLYRIQAVASYLNNDIPFYAIVTNIGIELHNSDEIDFTNIEKKSDEVYECDGIAFGLSDNPLSSYETFQWYSVIIDSKRQIEKFTLKIDGDYLSIDNKTTGKHIITLAYVDDTVIKELCNLFENNQCNLSKVKFPRHADNSCDYENGKIVNNKNVAQHKRMKVKENLKLRSGEASSTQVLTVMSAGTTVRILELGKAEIIDGISSNWVKVEVQFDATDRNGNPIKPGTVGWCFGGFLE is encoded by the coding sequence ATGAAAAAAATAATTTTTATAACAATTTTAATTTTTATTAATTATTGCTTCTCTGCACATACTTTTGAATATAGAGTTATAAAAGATAATGTTGGTTATTCAAAAAATGAAAGAGAATTAAAAATAAAAAAAGGAGCAATAATTAGCTCGGATCATAGTGTTATATATGGAAACATTGTAGATGATAATTATTTTATGTGCATGCAGGATGCAAATACTGGAAATTTCATTTCCTTAGCTTATTTGGAATTAATGCAATGTAATACAAAATTGCCAGAAAAAATAATTACTTATACAGAAAAAGGCTTTGAAAAAAAAGCAATTCCTGCATACTTTTTAGATATACTTTATTCAAAAAATAGGAATATTTTGGAAGAATATGAAGTAATAGATAATCTGTATAGAATTCAAGCTGTAGCTTCATATTTAAATAATGACATACCTTTTTATGCTATAGTAACAAATATCGGTATAGAATTACATAATAGTGATGAAATTGATTTTACAAATATCGAAAAAAAGTCTGACGAAGTATATGAATGTGACGGAATAGCTTTTGGACTTAGCGACAACCCACTTTCCAGTTATGAAACTTTTCAATGGTATTCAGTCATTATAGATAGTAAAAGGCAGATAGAGAAATTTACACTTAAAATTGATGGAGATTATTTAAGTATAGACAATAAAACAACTGGAAAACATATAATTACACTTGCTTATGTTGATGATACGGTTATAAAAGAACTTTGTAATTTATTTGAAAATAATCAATGCAATCTTTCTAAAGTGAAATTTCCTCGACACGCTGATAATTCCTGTGATTATGAAAATGGAAAAATAGTTAACAATAAAAATGTGGCTCAGCATAAGAGAATGAAAGTCAAGGAAAACTTAAAACTCCGTTCTGGAGAAGCCTCTTCAACACAAGTTCTTACTGTAATGTCAGCCGGAACAACTGTAAGAATTCTTGAACTCGGCAAAGCAGAAATTATCGATGGCATTTCTTCAAACTGGGTAAAGGTTGAAGTACAATTTGATGCAACAGACCGCAATGGAAATCCGATAAAACCCGGTACAGTCGGCTGGTGCTTCGGTGGTTTCCTTGAATGA
- a CDS encoding phage baseplate assembly protein V, producing the protein MNEEDAEKTGKKAMMDINAKIKELLQKEPDPRGGAAERTERAQKLLLWGCPPVLGAVTDNRDPECLGRVRISLDALIPGSESTWLPVAGGSRKGGAGLWTLPEIGTQALAVFTAADRSRGYVLGFIYDRQHRPPEHSTESSAESTVLQTRKHRIEITDEDGKEEIRIESAGGGEYVSSRAREKGFR; encoded by the coding sequence TTGAATGAGGAAGATGCGGAAAAAACAGGGAAGAAAGCCATGATGGACATAAACGCCAAGATAAAGGAACTACTCCAGAAAGAGCCGGATCCGCGGGGAGGAGCGGCAGAGCGGACGGAGCGTGCGCAGAAGCTGCTGCTGTGGGGCTGCCCGCCGGTACTGGGAGCGGTGACGGACAACCGCGACCCAGAGTGCCTCGGACGGGTGAGGATAAGCCTTGACGCGCTGATACCGGGGAGCGAGAGCACATGGCTTCCCGTTGCGGGAGGCAGCAGGAAAGGCGGAGCCGGACTGTGGACCCTGCCGGAAATCGGGACACAGGCGCTCGCGGTGTTCACGGCGGCTGACAGGAGCAGGGGGTACGTGCTTGGGTTCATCTACGACAGGCAGCACAGGCCGCCCGAGCACTCGACTGAAAGCAGTGCGGAGAGCACTGTGCTCCAGACAAGGAAGCACCGCATAGAGATAACAGACGAGGACGGGAAGGAAGAAATCAGGATAGAGAGCGCCGGGGGGGGGGAATACGTGTCATCACGGGCAAGGGAAAAGGGCTTCAGGTGA
- a CDS encoding PAAR domain-containing protein, whose protein sequence is MINELGGINIKCRNFKCEGEIHLATKKTLTARTDDALKIKAGGSLNITSDKAVNLKGKNIKMSGTKGVTAEGKQIAVQDDKVMGFDVHIMVVPSGNGTTTVPLPHPFIGKLADKLSKDVKIKDKACATKDSVAKHDDSMHMQLPGTIKFQNNPKKEGKVTGGTSSKVKINGKEAAVIGSQVSTCNDVGAQNNSTVIAPGASMPMPVIINPKNTEEWKREQEEKEKKEPKFSSVKWGSSSAEEGKEVELTASVKDIADGNMVTLQVFPEGKGPEDGVPIASFPLTVKGGSVSAKWSYYANKSELPPDSDPKFVFSAHCAWCNFEKSSNSLEVRLIRPEITKAEWQDKDGNTVSKGLVGEPLKLHAETKDMEGGVTFHVYDENGHEVFSKGVNIVDGKAEAEWTYRWNGEKLDHKPKFTFEVTGQRCKKIESSEVEISANLLVKVIDQ, encoded by the coding sequence GTGATAAACGAGCTTGGCGGAATAAACATAAAGTGCAGGAATTTCAAATGTGAAGGCGAAATTCACCTTGCGACAAAAAAGACTCTCACAGCTAGGACAGACGATGCCCTGAAGATAAAGGCTGGCGGAAGCCTGAACATCACAAGCGACAAGGCAGTTAATCTCAAGGGCAAGAACATCAAGATGAGCGGGACGAAGGGCGTAACTGCAGAAGGCAAGCAGATAGCCGTTCAGGACGACAAGGTAATGGGCTTTGACGTTCATATCATGGTTGTGCCGAGCGGAAACGGAACTACAACAGTGCCGCTTCCTCATCCATTCATCGGGAAGCTTGCAGATAAGCTTTCTAAAGACGTAAAGATAAAAGACAAGGCCTGTGCAACAAAAGACAGCGTTGCAAAGCATGATGACAGCATGCATATGCAGCTTCCGGGCACAATCAAGTTTCAGAATAATCCCAAAAAAGAAGGTAAGGTTACCGGCGGAACTTCGAGCAAGGTAAAAATCAACGGTAAAGAGGCCGCTGTAATTGGTTCTCAGGTAAGCACATGTAATGATGTGGGGGCACAGAATAACAGTACGGTTATTGCGCCGGGTGCCAGTATGCCTATGCCTGTAATCATTAATCCTAAGAACACGGAAGAATGGAAGCGCGAGCAGGAAGAAAAGGAAAAGAAGGAACCAAAGTTTTCCAGCGTTAAGTGGGGAAGTTCCAGCGCTGAAGAAGGCAAGGAAGTTGAGCTTACCGCAAGCGTGAAGGACATAGCGGACGGCAATATGGTAACGCTGCAGGTGTTCCCGGAAGGAAAGGGGCCTGAGGACGGAGTTCCGATTGCATCATTTCCTCTTACGGTAAAGGGCGGAAGTGTAAGTGCAAAGTGGAGTTACTACGCAAATAAAAGCGAGCTGCCACCGGACAGTGATCCTAAGTTTGTGTTCAGCGCTCACTGCGCATGGTGCAATTTTGAGAAATCAAGCAACTCACTGGAAGTAAGGCTTATCCGTCCTGAGATTACAAAGGCGGAATGGCAGGATAAGGACGGAAACACTGTAAGCAAAGGTCTGGTCGGAGAGCCTCTTAAACTTCATGCAGAAACGAAGGACATGGAAGGCGGAGTTACTTTCCATGTGTATGACGAGAACGGGCACGAGGTCTTCTCGAAAGGTGTGAATATTGTTGACGGCAAGGCTGAGGCTGAGTGGACTTACCGCTGGAACGGAGAAAAACTTGACCATAAGCCTAAATTTACTTTTGAGGTGACAGGGCAGAGATGCAAGAAGATAGAATCTTCGGAGGTGGAGATTTCTGCTAATTTGCTTGTAAAAGTAATAGATCAGTAA